The window TCTCCCAGTCCAGCACGGCCACCGGCGTGAACCCGTCGTAAATGACATTGCCGATGCGGGCGTCCCCCCAGTTGAGGACGGCGGGGCCCTCCTCCCGCGGCCACAGCTCCTCCAGGCGGGCGAACGCCCGCTCGATGAGCGGGGAGGGCGCGAGTCCGCCCACTACCCAGGAGTAGTAGGCGCGTTGGGAGTCCACGTGCCGGCGCAGGGGTGTGCCCTCGCCCTCCGGAAGGAGGAACTCGGCCTCCTTGGCCGGGAACTGGTCGTGCAGGCGCGCGAGCAGCGAGATGCTCGCCTCCTGCAGGACGGCGCGCTCGGCGTCGGTGGCGGCGTGCAGCCAGTTGCCCTCGTAGGTGTAGGGCATCACGTCGGGCGGGACCCGGCCCTCCGCACGGGCCATCACGAAGAACGGTGCCCCCAGCGGCCCCGGATCCGCCTCCAGCCACTGCACGCGCGGAACGGGCAGGTCCGTGTGCTCGGCGACCAGGCTCATCACGCGGTGCTGGCGCGGCATGTCGTACGTCGGGAAGACGGTGTAGGCGGCCGGGTCGGCGGCGAGCCGCAGCGCGCAGGCGCGGAGCGGGGTGTCGGGGTGCTCTATGTCGAAGAGCAGGGTCTCGCTCGACATCCCGTTGGACCCGGGGACGGAGACGTTGGTGACCTTCGCGCCGGGGAGCCTGGTGTCCAGCCAGGCGGCGAGACGGCGGCCGAGCTCCTCGGGCTCCCGGGTGGAGGTACGCGGACGTGGTGCAGTGGCCATGGGGTGAGCCCCTTTCGTACTGGTCCTGACCGGCTTGACCGGCCTACTGGGCGACGGAGGAGTAGTCGGCGAAGCCGCTCGGGTCGTGGCGGCCGAAGCTGCCGTGCTCGAAGATGCCGTGGCCGATCTGCCCGTCGAGGGTGAAGCGGGCCGAGTGGTCGGTCACCCCGAAGGCGGCCATCGGATGGGCCGCGGGGTCGGAGAGGTCGTAGATGCGACGGTCGGTCCAGCCCCGGCCCTGCCAGGTGCCGTGCTGCCAGTCACCGGCTGGCGGGTAGCCGGCGCCGACGGCGAGCGGGGAGGAGTTGAGGATCTCCACTCCCAGTTCCAGGGGCTTGCGGGAGGGGTCGGTGAGGTGGATGACCGCGCTCTCGGGGTGACGGCCGCCGGGCCGGTAGCGGATCTCGGTGTGCGGCCAGCCGAGTTGGACGTCGCCCCGGCCGCTGCCGTCGGGAAAGACCTGCACGGCTTCGTTCAGAGTGCGGTGGCCGTCGGCGTCCTCCTGGGCGATGACCATGAGGAAGCGGTCCTCGAAACGGACCGGGACCCACAGCCAGTGGAAGCCCTCGGGACGGTGTTCCTCGGCCGCGCGCCCGCCCTCCTCGCCGGGAATCGGCCGCACGCCCCAACTCCGGTCGCGGGTACCGGTCCACTCCCCCGGCGCGAGGGCGAACTCCTCACCCTTGGCCCGTATGGTGCCGGCGACCTGGCCGGCCTGGACGAAGCGGCGCCCTTCCAGCATGAGGCGGTCACCGCGCCGCTGGATGTGGTGCGGCTCCCAGACGGCAGGGAACTCGGCGGTCCAGGTGATGTCGTACGAGAGCCCGTGCGGGTCTGCCGGATCGGGGGCGCAGCGCAGCGTGAGCTTCTTGAGCGGCACGTCGACGGTGATGGACAGGGGCCCGACCGAGAGGTTCATCCGGTCGTCGGTGAGTGCGTCGGAGGCCCGGACGGCGAGGAGCTCGTCGCCGATGCGGAGGGTGGCGTAGGCGTCGATGACCCCGGCGTTGGGGTAGACGCCGAGGCCGAGGATCAGGACGGCGCGGCCGGCGTGGTCGAAGACGTGGAAGATGCAGCGGTCGTAGGCGTTCCGGTCACCGCTGACGAGGTGCTTCATCGACAAGGGTGCCTGGTGGATGGGGTATTCGTCGAGGGCGACGGGCCGGTCGACGGGCATGGCGGACCTCCGGGACGGACGGCTCGGGCGAGCAGGGTGACGAGCTGCGGGGCGGGCTGCGAGGCGGGCTGCGGGGGGCGGCTCAAGCGGATATGACGGTACGTCAGAAATGGGGCCCGGGGCCAGACTTCTGGCACGCGTTGACAGGACGGCGCGGTGTGCCGGGGGCGGGAGCGGGCGGGCGGCGACGGAGGGCGCGGCAGGGGCTCCGGTGCGCGGGATCTCGCCTGACCGGCATCAGAGATGTGTATGGGGGTTTCCCGTCAGTCTCATCGTCTCTCCGTGTCGGGCCGGCCCCTCAAGGGCGCTCCCTACGGTCGCGTCGCTACGCGATGGCCTGCGGCCACCCTTGACCGACCGTCCCGCCCCGGACATACGAAGACTGTCGGGAAGCCCCCAAAGGAACGGGCCGGGCTATCAAGACAGGGGCGGGGTGGTCGGAGATGCCCTGCCCGGTCGGGGGTGAGGCTTCTTCCCGAGGCGGGGCCCATGCGCAATACCGGCCGGGTCGGTGGGCGCGTCCAATCGCTACGCGCTCCTCATCTCTCAGCGTCCGACGACCGTCTTGGGCTGGACATAGGCCGCCCAAGACGCCCCACTGCCCCTCATGGAGGGCGTCTGAGGGCTGTCCGGGGTGGAAAAACGCCTAACAGCGGCTATTTCGTCGTGGAGTGGGGTCAGCGAGAGCGGACCGCTCGAATCGCCGACCGTTTGCCCCAATTGCCCCTGTTTGGAGATGGGTTTGTGGTGTCACTTGTGCACTGACCCGGATCCACGACGGAATAGCCGAGGCATCAGGCCTTGCCGGCCGCCGGTCGCAGTCCAGGAGAAGCGCGTAGCGATCTGAGGCGGCTTATGCCGGGCTCCAGACGGTCGCCGGACGCATCTCGACAGAGGAACCGAGGCCGTGGGCGGCCTATGTCCAGCCCAGGGCGGTGGTCGGACGCTGAGACGTGGGGAGCGCGTAGCGATTGGACGCGCTTCCCCCGACCCGGGCCCTGGTCCGGATGGGCCCCGCCTCGGGAAGGTGCCCTTTCGCGCCCGACCGGGCAGGGCTTCTCCGGCCGCCCCGTCCTTGGAAGCTCGGACCGGCTCGTTCTTTTGGGGGCTTCCCGACAGTCTTCGTATGTCCGGGGCGGGACGGTCGGTCAAGGGTGGCCGCAGGCCATCGCGTAGCGACGCGACGAAGGAGCGCCCTTGAGGGGCCGGCCCGACACGGAGAGACGATGAGACTGACGGGAAACCCCCATACGCATCTCCGATGCCGGTCAAGCAAGATCCCGCCCCCGGAGCCCCTGCCGCGCCTCACCGCCGCGCTCCGCCCGCCCCCGCCCCCACCCCGCCCCCCGGCGACATCTCGAACGGATAGCCGCACCCCGGGGGCGATTACCCGGCCCTTCGGTTCCGCGTTGGCCGGGTATGACCATGCTTCAGTCTTCAACGGGCCGAAGGCGTCGCCCGGTGACGCCGGGTTTCGAAGAATCGGTTCAGCGTCCGCGTGAGCAGCCGCAGCAGGCTCCCGATCCGCCGATCTATCGCGATCTGCTGGCGCGATGGGCGGACGCCGGCCGGACTCTGCCCGGCCGGCGTGACCCGGAGTGGTCGCGGCTCACGTCCTCCCCGGTGTGGCCCACCAGCAGCAGCGGGCTGTACTGACCGAGGTCAGCGCGTCTCCGGGCCCGCCAGGTGGCGGGCGATGACCATGCGCTGGATCTGGTTGGTGCCCTCGACGATCTGGAGCACCTTCGCCTCGCGCATCAGCCGCTCGACGGGGAAGTCCGCCGTGTAGCCGTAGCCGCCCAGGACCTGCACCGCGTCCGTGGTGACCGACATCGCCGCGTCCGTGCAGAACAGCTTCGCCATGGCCGCCTGGCGGGAGAACGGCTTGCCCGCGTCGCGCAGCCGCGCCGCCGCGAGGTACAGCGCCCGGCCCGCCTCGATCTTGGTGGCCATGTCGGCCAGCATGAAGCGCAGCCCCTGGAAGTCCGCGATCGGGTGTCCGAACTGCTTGCGGTCCAGGGCGTACGCCAGTGCCTCGTCCAGCGCGGCCTGGGCCACGCCGATGGCGCAGGCCGCGATGCCCAGCCGGCCGGCGTCCAGGGCGGCCAGGGCGATGGTGAAGCCCTGCCCCTCCTCGCCGATGCGGCGGGCGTCGGGGACGCGTACGCCGTCGAAGTGCAGCTGGGCGGTGGGCGAGCCCTTCATGCCCATCTTCTTCTCGGGCACGGCCGAGGTCAGGCCCTCCACGTCCCCGGGGACCAGGAAGGCCGTGATGCCCTTGGGGCCCGCGGCGCCGGTCCGCGCGAGGACGGTGTAGAAGTCGGCGACTCCGCCGTGGGTGATCCAGGCCTTGGTGCCGGTGATGATCCAGTCGTCGCCGTCGCGCACCGCCTTGGTGGTGAGCGAGGCCGCGTCGGAGCCGGCGGCCGGCTCGGAGAGGCAGTAGGCGCCCAGGAGGCCGCCGCCGAGCATCTCGGGCAGGTGGGCGCTCTGCTGCTCCTTGGTGCCGTAGCCGGCGAGGCCGTGGCAGGCGAGGGAGTGCACGCTGACTCCGAGCCCGACGGTCAGGCGGGCCGCGGCGAGCTCCTCCAGGACCTGGAGGTAGACCTCGTAGGGCTGCTCACCGCCGCCGAATTCCCCGGGGTACGGGAGACCGAGCAGTCCGGCCTCCGAGAGCAGGGTGAAGACCTCCCGCGGGAAGCGGCCGGAGTCCTCCTCCTCGGCTGCCTTGGGGCGGATCTCCCGCTGCGCGATCTCGCGTACGAGGGCGAGGAGGTCCCGGGACTCCTCGGTGGGCAGCTGTCGGTCCACCGTCTGCGGGGCGCGGTCTGTCATGGCGGCGCTCTCCTCCCTGGTCGGGCACGGCGGCGACGCGTGAGGT is drawn from Streptomyces sp. NBC_01232 and contains these coding sequences:
- a CDS encoding phosphotransferase family protein gives rise to the protein MATAPRPRTSTREPEELGRRLAAWLDTRLPGAKVTNVSVPGSNGMSSETLLFDIEHPDTPLRACALRLAADPAAYTVFPTYDMPRQHRVMSLVAEHTDLPVPRVQWLEADPGPLGAPFFVMARAEGRVPPDVMPYTYEGNWLHAATDAERAVLQEASISLLARLHDQFPAKEAEFLLPEGEGTPLRRHVDSQRAYYSWVVGGLAPSPLIERAFARLEELWPREEGPAVLNWGDARIGNVIYDGFTPVAVLDWEMAAYAPREVDLGWTVYLHRFFQDLTVGFGQPGLPDFLRREDLECRYAELTGHTPQDMEFHTLYAALRHGIVMLRIAYRQAHFGEVEVPADPDSLILHHASLAAMVQGTYW
- a CDS encoding acyl-CoA dehydrogenase; amino-acid sequence: MTDRAPQTVDRQLPTEESRDLLALVREIAQREIRPKAAEEEDSGRFPREVFTLLSEAGLLGLPYPGEFGGGEQPYEVYLQVLEELAAARLTVGLGVSVHSLACHGLAGYGTKEQQSAHLPEMLGGGLLGAYCLSEPAAGSDAASLTTKAVRDGDDWIITGTKAWITHGGVADFYTVLARTGAAGPKGITAFLVPGDVEGLTSAVPEKKMGMKGSPTAQLHFDGVRVPDARRIGEEGQGFTIALAALDAGRLGIAACAIGVAQAALDEALAYALDRKQFGHPIADFQGLRFMLADMATKIEAGRALYLAAARLRDAGKPFSRQAAMAKLFCTDAAMSVTTDAVQVLGGYGYTADFPVERLMREAKVLQIVEGTNQIQRMVIARHLAGPETR